Proteins from a single region of Sphaerochaeta globosa str. Buddy:
- a CDS encoding sugar ABC transporter ATP-binding protein encodes MSEQILLEMNHIRKEFPGVLALKDVSLQLRAGEVHALLGENGAGKSTLIKILGGIYSKDSGDIVIDGKSVSINSVLDAQKLGISVIHQELVLVPHMSVAENIYLGREPMKGARFVDFRKMQEDAQKLLDSFELDIRSETEVSDLTIAQQQIVEIIKALSFNAKILVMDEPTSSLSEKDVDFLFDNIRKLKKAQVGIIYISHRMSELKQIADKITVIRDGEYIGTRNSEEATTDELIAMMVGRKLTNYYTRTFGNPSEKVLEVKDLSSGKLLKDISFHLFSGEILGFAGLVGAGRSEVMRCIFGVDPYESGQILLSGSAVTINNPEEAMRKGIALVPESRKKEALFLAQSVKYNITIKSLGEFIHGIHVNNAREMEITKKYVDTMEIKTPSYQQTVGNLSGGNQQKVVIGRWLATKPRILILDEPTRGVDVGAKAEIYSIMNELVKEGVAIIMISSELPEVINMSDRVVVMSNGRITGCLSREGLTQEKIMYYATQFATT; translated from the coding sequence GTGAGTGAACAAATTCTGTTGGAAATGAATCACATCCGCAAAGAATTTCCCGGAGTGCTTGCTCTCAAGGATGTTTCCCTGCAACTGCGTGCTGGTGAAGTCCATGCACTGCTTGGGGAAAATGGAGCAGGCAAATCCACGCTGATTAAAATCTTGGGTGGTATTTATAGCAAAGACTCAGGTGATATTGTCATTGACGGGAAATCGGTCTCCATCAACTCCGTACTTGACGCACAAAAATTGGGAATCAGTGTTATTCACCAGGAATTGGTTCTCGTTCCCCATATGAGTGTTGCTGAGAATATTTATCTCGGTAGGGAGCCCATGAAGGGCGCCCGCTTTGTTGATTTTAGGAAAATGCAGGAGGATGCCCAGAAACTGCTGGACTCCTTCGAACTGGATATCAGAAGTGAAACGGAAGTCAGTGACTTGACCATTGCTCAGCAGCAAATTGTTGAGATTATCAAAGCTCTTTCATTCAATGCAAAAATTCTGGTTATGGACGAACCAACCTCCTCCCTTTCTGAAAAGGATGTGGATTTTCTCTTCGACAATATCCGCAAGCTCAAGAAAGCCCAGGTTGGAATTATCTACATCTCTCATAGGATGAGTGAGCTTAAGCAGATTGCTGATAAAATTACGGTCATTCGTGATGGAGAATATATTGGAACCAGGAATTCAGAAGAGGCGACCACCGATGAATTGATTGCCATGATGGTTGGTCGCAAGCTCACCAACTATTATACTCGTACCTTTGGGAATCCTTCAGAGAAGGTTTTGGAGGTTAAGGATCTATCATCTGGTAAGTTATTGAAGGATATATCGTTTCATTTGTTCAGTGGTGAAATTCTTGGGTTTGCTGGTTTGGTGGGAGCCGGTCGAAGCGAGGTTATGCGGTGCATCTTTGGAGTCGATCCCTATGAGAGCGGTCAGATTCTGCTAAGTGGTTCTGCAGTTACGATTAACAACCCTGAAGAAGCAATGCGCAAAGGAATTGCTTTGGTTCCTGAGAGCAGGAAGAAAGAAGCTTTGTTTCTTGCTCAATCAGTTAAGTATAATATTACGATTAAATCACTTGGTGAGTTCATACACGGTATTCATGTTAATAATGCCCGTGAGATGGAGATTACCAAGAAATACGTTGATACGATGGAAATCAAGACACCTTCTTATCAGCAGACCGTGGGAAACTTATCTGGTGGTAACCAGCAAAAGGTGGTAATCGGACGCTGGCTAGCAACCAAACCCCGGATTCTCATTCTTGATGAGCCCACAAGGGGTGTGGATGTTGGGGCTAAAGCCGAGATTTACTCGATCATGAATGAGTTGGTGAAAGAGGGTGTTGCCATTATCATGATCTCTTCTGAGCTGCCTGAGGTTATCAATATGAGCGACCGTGTTGTCGTTATGAGCAACGGAAGGATAACCGGCTGCCTGTCCCGAGAGGGGCTTACGCAGGAAAAAATTATGTACTATGCCACGCAATTTGCTACAACCTGA
- a CDS encoding sugar ABC transporter substrate-binding protein, whose product MKKVLMVSLILILAFGSVFAQGSKEAKSGYTFGYTCMTMNNPFFIILEKSIREKVEANGDKLITMDPAMDVAKQINQIEDLITQGIDAIFLNPVDWEGIRPALVALKNAGIPIINFDTEVKDMDYVTAYAGSDNFNAGYVCGVDLVKRYPNGGNIVVLDSPTMNSINDRIAGFMEAIKGKNFKIVAQQDAKGDLPTSMKITDDILQAHTDIIAIMGGNDPTALGALAACKAANRTNILIYGVDGSPEAKAEIASGSQFVGSGAQSPISIGVESVKLAYQVLKGEAYEKRIPVQTFMINKDNVAKYGTDGWQ is encoded by the coding sequence ATGAAAAAAGTACTGATGGTGAGTTTGATTCTGATCCTCGCATTTGGATCGGTATTCGCTCAGGGCTCCAAGGAAGCAAAAAGTGGGTACACCTTCGGTTATACCTGCATGACAATGAACAACCCGTTCTTCATTATTCTTGAGAAGTCCATCCGTGAGAAGGTTGAGGCAAATGGCGACAAATTGATAACCATGGATCCTGCCATGGATGTTGCCAAGCAGATCAACCAGATTGAAGACCTGATCACTCAGGGTATCGATGCAATCTTCCTCAATCCTGTTGACTGGGAAGGTATTCGCCCCGCTCTTGTAGCATTGAAAAATGCAGGTATTCCCATCATTAACTTCGACACGGAAGTAAAGGATATGGATTATGTAACTGCATATGCAGGTTCTGACAACTTCAACGCTGGATATGTCTGTGGTGTTGATTTGGTCAAACGTTATCCCAACGGTGGAAACATTGTCGTTCTCGACTCCCCGACGATGAACTCCATCAATGATCGCATTGCTGGTTTCATGGAAGCCATCAAGGGCAAGAATTTCAAGATTGTAGCCCAGCAGGATGCAAAGGGTGACCTCCCGACCTCTATGAAGATCACCGACGACATTCTTCAGGCCCATACCGACATCATCGCCATCATGGGTGGCAATGACCCGACCGCTCTCGGCGCTCTTGCTGCTTGTAAAGCTGCTAACCGAACCAACATTCTGATTTACGGTGTTGATGGTTCTCCTGAAGCAAAAGCAGAGATTGCAAGTGGCAGTCAGTTTGTTGGATCCGGTGCCCAGAGCCCGATCAGCATTGGTGTTGAATCGGTCAAGTTGGCTTATCAGGTCCTCAAGGGTGAGGCGTATGAGAAGCGCATCCCTGTTCAGACCTTCATGATCAACAAGGACAACGTAGCGAAGTATGGTACTGACGGCTGGCAATAA
- a CDS encoding ATP-binding protein, whose translation MRDKAYVKRILQIREKLERKSQFLLGPRMTGKTTYIRHELQDMVKLSWNLLDGRLRLRALADPGLLKEEIEARDLHDCLIVIDEIQKAPKLLEEIHLLIEDRNLTFLLTGSRARKLCSAAVNLLGGRAGSITMHPFVFPEIQNDGIRLERIFKSGLLPSAYCSDDPEQELSDYISLYLNEEIHAEGVTRKLPEFTRFLKVAAVSNTEILNFTNIANDVGVSRQTVAGWYQILVATLIGYELAAFTKASKRKTFGLPKFYFFDLGVARLLQNSPVPAETQSEYGKMFEHYLFMELRAYLDYCQRKEVLSYWRTTSGFEVDFVLGDAVAIEVKTTRKADSRDYRGLRALMDESICKRYILVCNEERPRKLDNGIEIMPWRYFLELLWNNKIM comes from the coding sequence ATGAGAGATAAAGCGTATGTCAAACGAATTCTGCAGATAAGAGAGAAACTGGAACGAAAATCACAGTTTTTGTTGGGACCAAGGATGACAGGAAAGACTACCTACATTCGTCATGAATTGCAGGATATGGTTAAACTAAGTTGGAACCTGTTGGATGGAAGACTTCGCTTGAGAGCCTTAGCTGATCCTGGATTGCTCAAGGAAGAGATTGAAGCACGGGATTTGCATGACTGTCTTATCGTGATTGATGAAATCCAGAAGGCCCCGAAATTATTGGAAGAAATACACCTTCTCATAGAGGACCGGAATCTTACATTCCTACTGACCGGTTCTCGTGCAAGGAAACTGTGCTCAGCTGCGGTGAATCTTTTGGGAGGAAGAGCGGGGTCAATTACCATGCACCCTTTCGTCTTTCCAGAAATTCAAAATGATGGTATTCGGTTGGAAAGAATATTCAAGTCAGGATTGCTGCCCTCAGCTTATTGTTCTGACGACCCTGAACAAGAGTTGAGTGATTATATTTCACTATATCTCAATGAGGAAATTCATGCTGAAGGGGTAACAAGGAAACTTCCTGAATTTACACGGTTTCTTAAAGTTGCTGCAGTGTCAAATACAGAAATCCTCAATTTTACCAATATTGCCAACGATGTCGGGGTATCCAGGCAAACTGTCGCAGGTTGGTACCAAATATTGGTAGCTACGCTCATTGGGTACGAGCTGGCAGCCTTTACCAAGGCATCCAAGCGAAAAACGTTCGGACTCCCGAAGTTTTACTTCTTTGATCTTGGTGTTGCAAGACTGCTACAAAACTCACCTGTTCCTGCTGAAACCCAAAGTGAGTATGGGAAAATGTTTGAACACTACTTGTTTATGGAACTACGTGCCTACCTCGACTATTGCCAAAGAAAGGAAGTACTGAGTTACTGGAGGACAACTAGTGGATTCGAAGTGGATTTCGTTCTTGGTGATGCTGTGGCTATAGAGGTGAAAACGACTAGAAAAGCTGACTCAAGAGATTATCGGGGCTTGAGAGCTCTCATGGATGAAAGCATCTGTAAACGGTACATCTTGGTTTGTAATGAAGAGCGACCTAGAAAACTGGATAACGGCATTGAGATTATGCCTTGGAGGTATTTCCTAGAGCTTCTTTGGAACAATAAGATAATGTAA
- a CDS encoding response regulator, whose translation MYSVAIVDDERMTRESISSHIDWTKLQMHIAFTATDGIDALHKFAEHPIDILITDIRMPHMNGIELAMHVRAKHPACKILFLSGYTDKEYLKSAITLKVEQYIEKPIDIAELTAALQAIGAHLAAEHMHQITSPLFPTALVQASRLVKQEIAKELVLPANGGYHYVHSRYYPLYFDWKEQDTYQVFCIYAHASMPILDELYVCTEELEADGLVSDFMATNVNNHGIALITHQTIDPTFPKTLHEKIQKLGEQGISVGYSHPITSIHSIPESWDRAQTQCSMWFYVGKASLLGPDVNLQMTEFLVEQALPALNFSCVQAMFCTLFENPPKDLKAARKYLYALYLKMMELTINDNRMNFSDFAEYSLMELRELILYGMHVFGTLGSDTYDPKIKDAIHYILWHYTDKNLSIKVLAEHTGLSQNYLCSLFKQHTGTTINNVLIDVRIEKTKKLLRTTDLKMYEITQKVGMADPNYLSSLFKSHVGVTPSQYRDYEVKGLPYA comes from the coding sequence ATGTATTCAGTTGCTATTGTCGATGATGAGCGAATGACCCGGGAAAGTATATCCAGCCATATCGATTGGACAAAGCTACAGATGCATATTGCGTTTACTGCAACAGATGGTATAGATGCCCTGCACAAGTTTGCTGAGCATCCCATTGATATTCTTATTACCGATATTCGTATGCCGCATATGAATGGAATCGAATTGGCTATGCATGTACGAGCGAAACACCCTGCATGCAAGATTCTCTTTCTCAGTGGATATACGGATAAGGAATATCTCAAATCGGCAATTACGTTAAAGGTCGAGCAATATATTGAGAAACCCATCGATATTGCCGAACTTACCGCAGCATTGCAGGCTATCGGAGCACACCTTGCTGCAGAGCACATGCATCAAATCACCTCGCCGCTGTTCCCAACTGCCTTGGTGCAAGCATCACGGTTGGTAAAACAGGAAATCGCAAAGGAGTTGGTACTTCCTGCAAATGGAGGGTATCACTATGTACACTCACGCTATTATCCTCTCTATTTCGACTGGAAAGAGCAGGATACCTATCAAGTCTTTTGCATCTATGCGCATGCATCGATGCCGATTCTCGATGAATTGTATGTCTGTACTGAGGAACTTGAAGCCGATGGGCTTGTCTCAGACTTCATGGCTACGAACGTCAACAATCATGGTATTGCATTGATCACCCATCAAACCATTGACCCGACTTTCCCCAAAACGCTCCATGAGAAGATACAAAAGCTTGGAGAACAAGGCATTTCCGTTGGATATAGTCACCCGATTACATCGATTCATAGTATCCCAGAGTCCTGGGATAGAGCACAAACTCAATGTTCAATGTGGTTTTATGTAGGGAAAGCAAGCCTGCTGGGGCCTGATGTAAACCTGCAAATGACAGAGTTTCTTGTAGAACAAGCTCTCCCAGCTTTGAACTTCTCCTGTGTACAAGCAATGTTCTGCACCCTCTTTGAAAATCCTCCCAAGGACCTAAAAGCAGCGAGGAAGTATCTCTACGCCCTTTACCTAAAAATGATGGAGTTGACTATCAATGACAATCGCATGAACTTTTCTGATTTCGCAGAGTATTCGCTGATGGAACTTCGCGAACTAATTCTTTATGGCATGCATGTGTTCGGCACGTTGGGAAGCGATACCTACGATCCAAAAATAAAGGATGCAATTCACTACATTTTATGGCATTACACAGATAAGAACCTTTCCATCAAGGTATTGGCTGAGCATACCGGCTTATCGCAAAATTATTTATGCTCGTTGTTCAAGCAACACACGGGTACCACTATCAACAATGTCTTGATCGATGTCCGCATCGAGAAAACAAAGAAATTACTCCGTACAACAGATTTGAAAATGTATGAGATTACTCAAAAAGTAGGTATGGCTGACCCAAATTACCTGAGTAGCCTTTTTAAAAGTCACGTAGGAGTTACCCCCAGCCAATATCGAGACTATGAGGTAAAGGGGTTACCCTATGCATAA
- a CDS encoding ABC transporter permease encodes MKTNTTNEVSKKHTLQLGNNPIFTFGKENLGILIGLLVLCVLLSFLSPVFLSKNNILNVLRQVATNLYIACAMTIVIILGGIDLSVGSTVALSGVITGGFIAFEGLPLWVAVVCGLLSGMVVGAFNGFLISKTTIPPFIVTLSTMNIARGASYVYTGGQPIRVMSDSFNFIGSGYVGDIPMPIIYLVIIVIISVLIMSKSKLGRHIYAVGGNPIAARFSGIKNSRVLFFAYLFSGLMSAIAGIVLASRMFSGQPTAGQGAEMDAIAAVVLGGTSMSGGVGKIGGTVIGALIIGVLSNGLNLLGINSFWQYIVKGVVILIAVYVDFLKKGKGK; translated from the coding sequence ATGAAAACGAATACCACCAATGAGGTATCAAAAAAGCATACACTGCAGCTAGGGAACAATCCAATTTTCACATTTGGAAAAGAAAATTTGGGTATTCTCATCGGGCTGCTTGTTCTCTGCGTTCTGCTTTCTTTCCTATCCCCTGTATTTCTTTCCAAGAATAATATCCTAAATGTGTTGCGACAGGTTGCCACCAATTTATATATAGCGTGTGCAATGACCATAGTTATCATCCTAGGCGGGATTGACCTTTCTGTGGGTTCTACTGTGGCTTTGAGCGGGGTTATTACCGGTGGTTTTATCGCATTTGAAGGGCTTCCGTTGTGGGTTGCCGTTGTTTGTGGCCTTCTGTCCGGGATGGTCGTTGGTGCCTTCAATGGCTTTCTGATCTCAAAAACTACCATCCCTCCCTTCATTGTGACACTTTCAACTATGAATATTGCCCGTGGTGCTTCCTATGTCTATACAGGAGGGCAGCCGATTCGCGTCATGTCTGATTCCTTCAATTTTATTGGTTCGGGATATGTCGGTGATATTCCGATGCCGATTATTTACTTGGTGATTATCGTCATCATCTCAGTTCTCATCATGTCAAAATCGAAGTTGGGGCGGCATATCTATGCAGTGGGAGGCAATCCCATTGCTGCACGATTCAGTGGCATCAAGAACAGTAGGGTGCTTTTCTTCGCGTATTTGTTCAGTGGTCTCATGAGCGCCATTGCTGGTATCGTGCTTGCTTCGCGTATGTTCAGCGGTCAGCCCACTGCAGGCCAAGGTGCTGAAATGGATGCAATTGCGGCAGTTGTTCTTGGTGGGACGAGTATGAGCGGTGGTGTTGGCAAGATTGGCGGTACGGTCATCGGAGCTCTGATCATCGGGGTATTAAGCAACGGTCTCAATCTTCTTGGGATTAATTCCTTTTGGCAATACATCGTTAAGGGTGTGGTAATTCTGATTGCTGTCTATGTAGACTTCCTGAAGAAAGGGAAAGGCAAGTAA
- a CDS encoding ABC transporter substrate-binding protein: MKKYGIMVLVAFVCITSLFAAGSKETVAPVEAQAVRANVWDGEPVALKMMVFPATANYEHINAKFLAANPEIDRKVDIEVQLGGSGDGDVAQKLRLALASGQNIPDLIRLNYTQLPEFAEAGVLEEVGVYISPYEDTLIEAAKTVMQYKGTYYAFPREIKPKVWFYRADIFAELGIDPYQVKTLDDFIAVGKKIQQKYPNARMENYNIPARSYDLMMMLSGTNGSFCNEDGVYDLASDPDVKLTFERIKKLHTSSVNSSVAEWSADWKPAFNSGELVSQLLGGWFKTDFMNFGLTEQQGKWAIAPWPEEIRYGSDAGGAIWVVPKASKNKEVAASYIAKLCFDLDASKIIFDETGIIPALKTAQEDPYFNAPHKYYATSLGPVNFETLGYLKVYPFTPASTQEITIALQYLDEYLRGAMTLDQALQSAQRDMTNQIGNPYK, from the coding sequence ATGAAAAAGTACGGTATTATGGTACTCGTTGCTTTCGTTTGTATCACTTCATTGTTTGCGGCGGGGAGCAAGGAGACGGTAGCCCCTGTTGAAGCACAAGCAGTACGTGCAAATGTTTGGGATGGGGAACCGGTTGCGCTGAAAATGATGGTTTTCCCCGCTACCGCCAATTATGAACACATCAATGCAAAGTTTTTGGCAGCAAATCCTGAGATCGACAGGAAAGTCGATATTGAGGTCCAACTCGGTGGAAGCGGTGACGGAGATGTCGCTCAGAAATTGCGCTTGGCCCTTGCTTCTGGTCAGAATATCCCTGATTTGATCAGGTTGAACTACACCCAGTTGCCCGAGTTTGCTGAGGCTGGTGTTCTTGAAGAAGTTGGTGTCTATATTTCCCCGTATGAAGACACCCTCATTGAAGCAGCAAAAACGGTGATGCAATACAAAGGCACTTACTATGCCTTCCCGCGTGAAATCAAACCAAAAGTATGGTTCTATAGAGCTGACATTTTTGCCGAGCTGGGAATCGATCCCTATCAAGTAAAAACATTGGATGATTTCATTGCAGTTGGGAAGAAAATCCAGCAGAAATATCCCAATGCACGTATGGAGAACTATAATATTCCCGCACGCAGCTACGACCTGATGATGATGCTCAGCGGAACCAATGGATCCTTCTGCAATGAAGATGGAGTGTATGACCTTGCCTCCGATCCCGACGTGAAGCTTACCTTTGAGAGAATTAAAAAGCTGCATACCTCTTCGGTTAATAGTTCAGTTGCCGAATGGAGTGCCGACTGGAAACCAGCTTTCAACAGTGGTGAACTGGTAAGTCAGTTACTCGGTGGTTGGTTCAAGACTGATTTCATGAACTTCGGCTTGACCGAGCAGCAGGGAAAATGGGCAATTGCACCATGGCCGGAAGAAATCAGATATGGATCGGATGCAGGTGGAGCAATTTGGGTAGTACCCAAGGCCAGCAAGAACAAGGAAGTCGCGGCATCCTATATTGCCAAGCTCTGCTTTGATCTGGATGCATCCAAGATAATTTTTGATGAAACCGGCATTATCCCGGCGCTTAAGACAGCCCAGGAAGACCCGTACTTCAATGCCCCGCACAAGTACTATGCCACCAGTCTTGGCCCAGTTAACTTTGAGACGCTTGGATACTTGAAAGTCTATCCGTTCACCCCGGCTTCAACACAGGAAATCACTATTGCATTGCAGTATCTGGATGAATACCTGAGAGGGGCGATGACTCTTGACCAGGCGTTGCAATCAGCACAGCGTGATATGACCAACCAGATCGGTAATCCTTACAAATAA
- a CDS encoding D-lyxose/D-mannose family sugar isomerase, whose translation MKRSEINRLIDEAIVFIESHGFKMPPFAYWTPEIWQNMKATSQEIKDNMLGWDITDFGCNDFSHRGLVVLTIRNGNQHDKANYPKPYAEKLLIADEDQETPIHFHWSKMEDIINRGGGDLVVELWNSDAQENKLDTPVQVSIDGTRHTFNAGQSIILVPGQSITLVQGMYHRFYGKKGKGKVLIGEVSAVNDDNIDNRFYENLPRFPQIEEDEQPRYMLITEY comes from the coding sequence ATGAAACGATCAGAGATAAACCGCCTCATTGACGAAGCCATAGTCTTTATTGAAAGCCATGGATTCAAGATGCCGCCATTTGCCTACTGGACACCAGAAATCTGGCAAAACATGAAAGCAACCAGTCAGGAAATCAAAGACAACATGTTAGGTTGGGATATCACCGACTTCGGGTGCAATGACTTTTCGCACCGAGGTTTGGTAGTGCTCACCATTCGCAATGGCAACCAGCATGACAAAGCAAACTACCCTAAACCCTATGCAGAAAAACTGCTGATCGCGGATGAGGACCAAGAGACTCCCATTCATTTTCATTGGTCCAAAATGGAAGATATCATCAACCGCGGCGGCGGGGATCTGGTCGTAGAACTCTGGAACTCTGATGCGCAGGAAAACAAGCTCGACACACCGGTCCAGGTTAGCATCGATGGGACTCGACATACATTCAATGCAGGGCAGAGCATTATCCTTGTGCCAGGGCAGAGCATTACCCTCGTGCAGGGCATGTACCATCGATTCTACGGCAAGAAAGGCAAAGGCAAGGTCCTTATCGGCGAAGTCAGTGCAGTCAATGATGACAACATAGACAACCGCTTTTATGAAAACCTTCCTCGATTCCCACAGATCGAAGAGGATGAGCAACCCAGGTATATGCTGATTACCGAGTATTGA
- a CDS encoding sensor histidine kinase has product MHKPIRFATRLSIAFMLLLLIPLLGITFLNYRNFRRTTLSQTLDLNERSLKQTSAYLNYTLSSLNNIIDTLSFDETIQSVLKTESLYDRAMEGNWFLQRTDVLNIIYNPYTTNELQSVRVYPLEGPSRFSQTESYKQLGKEGQQAWNERIQTLELFKMILIPSSLFTGEHPTTISLVKRVPDFNSINKFIGMIKGDIPQQVFQAIVGQTAATKGSTTVLFNSYGEVIAHVGDDTLKDVDSITQLLIMNNITLDGSLTSIRIGEESFFIGGNHVDFSDWQLVCLIPENQVLSAATAYRSQMFWMVFALFVATVPLSFYTTKTVTNRIRKLQHHIGQSQEKGFDIVPLENGTDEIGELTIAYDTMAGNLRDLLEEQFQQGYQIKNLEFKVLQSTIDPHFLYNTLDLMSWKALQKHDTESANLAKALSKFYKLSLGHGQTIVPLGCELEHVRTYVDIQNMRFDGKITLSIMVPAELQDHMVFKIMLQPIVENAILHGIREREDETGTIWIRANKREESLTITVADNGVGMLPSQMETLLTLSDEHTGYGVWNIHERIRLAHGDSYGLRFYSKPNKGTVVSIVLPLFPEIRSASPDCTPNEM; this is encoded by the coding sequence ATGCATAAGCCGATTCGCTTTGCCACCCGACTCAGTATCGCCTTCATGCTGTTGCTGCTCATCCCCCTGCTTGGAATCACGTTCCTGAACTATCGGAATTTTCGGAGGACAACACTCTCTCAGACACTTGATCTGAACGAACGTTCCCTGAAACAGACTTCGGCTTACCTCAATTATACATTGTCTTCGCTCAACAACATCATTGACACCCTGAGTTTTGATGAGACAATCCAATCAGTGCTAAAAACAGAATCCCTGTACGACCGAGCAATGGAAGGCAATTGGTTTCTCCAACGAACTGATGTTCTTAACATAATCTATAATCCCTATACCACAAACGAGTTGCAGTCAGTGAGAGTCTACCCATTGGAAGGCCCATCGCGCTTCAGCCAGACTGAGAGTTACAAACAACTTGGTAAAGAGGGCCAACAAGCATGGAATGAGCGCATCCAGACACTTGAGCTGTTCAAGATGATTCTCATCCCTTCCTCATTATTCACTGGTGAGCATCCTACTACCATCTCCCTGGTTAAAAGGGTTCCCGATTTCAATAGTATCAATAAATTCATAGGAATGATTAAAGGCGATATACCTCAGCAGGTATTTCAAGCAATTGTGGGACAAACAGCCGCCACAAAGGGTTCCACCACGGTGCTATTCAATTCCTATGGCGAGGTAATCGCCCATGTAGGGGATGATACACTGAAGGATGTAGATAGTATTACTCAATTGCTTATTATGAATAACATTACCCTTGATGGTTCGCTTACTTCCATACGTATCGGAGAAGAATCATTCTTTATTGGAGGAAACCATGTAGACTTTTCAGATTGGCAACTTGTATGTCTGATCCCGGAAAATCAGGTTCTATCAGCTGCAACTGCCTATCGAAGTCAAATGTTCTGGATGGTATTCGCTCTCTTTGTAGCTACCGTTCCGCTTTCGTTCTACACAACCAAAACGGTAACCAACCGTATCCGTAAATTGCAGCATCATATCGGGCAATCACAGGAGAAGGGGTTTGATATTGTGCCACTTGAAAATGGCACTGATGAGATTGGTGAATTGACTATAGCCTACGACACCATGGCAGGCAACTTGCGAGATTTACTTGAGGAGCAATTTCAACAAGGGTATCAGATAAAAAACTTGGAGTTCAAAGTACTGCAGTCCACCATCGATCCACATTTCTTGTACAATACCCTTGACCTTATGAGCTGGAAAGCCTTGCAGAAGCATGACACAGAATCAGCAAACCTCGCAAAAGCCTTGAGTAAATTCTATAAATTGAGTTTAGGACATGGCCAAACAATAGTACCTTTAGGATGTGAACTTGAGCATGTCCGCACGTATGTGGATATTCAGAATATGCGATTCGATGGGAAAATCACGCTTTCAATTATGGTGCCCGCAGAGCTTCAAGACCACATGGTTTTTAAAATAATGCTCCAACCAATTGTTGAAAATGCAATTCTCCACGGGATACGAGAGCGGGAGGATGAAACCGGAACCATCTGGATTCGGGCAAACAAGCGAGAGGAATCTCTCACTATCACTGTTGCTGATAATGGAGTTGGAATGCTGCCAAGCCAGATGGAAACATTGCTAACCCTCAGCGATGAGCATACAGGGTATGGGGTGTGGAACATCCATGAAAGAATTCGTCTCGCACATGGAGACTCTTATGGACTTAGGTTCTACAGTAAGCCCAATAAAGGAACAGTGGTTTCGATTGTACTGCCATTATTTCCTGAGATACGGTCTGCTAGTCCCGATTGTACACCCAATGAAATGTGA
- a CDS encoding carbohydrate ABC transporter permease, whose product MKARSMQGMKGQHWSMPYLFILPFLVSYALFFVYPALYSLGLSFFRYKGYGKATFIGFTNYKNLLTYKTMWMCLGNTLWYFLGSFIPVMILSFSLALAVRSKPVRRFQSIYKPILFLPQVCAVVASSLCFKIIFGDRVGVFSQLAGHPIPFLSDPVLMRWVVVALLTWRGTGWYFIIFLSGLTTIGDDILEAATIDGAGSFSTIRSIIIPLMKPTFMLAFITNAIGSLKIYTEPNLLLALNYDPPMQVAPYINLIINSMGGGQFGMASAAGWVLVLVILALTLFQLRLFREDAA is encoded by the coding sequence ATGAAAGCACGTTCCATGCAGGGAATGAAGGGCCAACATTGGTCTATGCCCTATCTTTTTATTCTTCCTTTTCTTGTTTCGTATGCCTTGTTTTTTGTATATCCAGCCCTGTATTCCCTGGGATTGAGTTTTTTCCGCTACAAGGGATATGGTAAGGCAACATTCATCGGCTTCACGAATTATAAGAATCTGCTTACCTATAAAACCATGTGGATGTGTCTGGGAAATACTCTCTGGTATTTTCTGGGAAGTTTTATTCCTGTAATGATTCTCTCATTCAGCTTGGCACTTGCAGTGCGTTCCAAACCTGTCAGAAGGTTTCAGAGCATATACAAACCCATACTTTTTCTTCCCCAAGTCTGTGCGGTAGTTGCCAGCAGTCTCTGTTTCAAGATTATTTTTGGAGATAGGGTCGGTGTTTTCAGCCAATTGGCCGGACATCCAATTCCCTTCCTATCCGATCCTGTATTGATGCGATGGGTCGTAGTTGCGTTACTGACATGGCGAGGTACAGGCTGGTATTTCATCATTTTCTTATCGGGTTTGACTACCATCGGTGATGATATTCTGGAAGCAGCCACCATCGACGGAGCGGGGTCCTTCTCAACCATACGCTCAATCATCATCCCTTTGATGAAGCCAACGTTTATGCTGGCTTTCATAACCAATGCTATTGGCTCCTTAAAAATCTACACCGAACCGAATCTTTTGCTTGCTCTCAATTATGATCCTCCGATGCAGGTTGCACCCTATATCAATCTCATCATCAACAGCATGGGGGGAGGCCAATTCGGTATGGCAAGCGCAGCTGGTTGGGTGCTGGTATTGGTGATTCTTGCTTTGACTCTATTTCAATTGCGATTATTCAGGGAGGATGCAGCATGA